Below is a window of Agrobacterium vitis DNA.
CAAAGGCGGGGCAAGCCCGCCTTCATGCATCCGATTGCATCAAGCCTCGGCAGAGCCTTCCAGAGCCGGCTCGATCGGAGCCTCAACCATGGCGCCGATATCACGGCCAGACGAACCCTGCTGGCGAGCGATACCGTCGATGGCAGCGCGCGAGATCAGGTCGCAGTAGAGAGCGATGGCGCGCGATGCGTCGTCATTGCCTGGGATCGGGTAATCGATCAGGTCCGGATCGCAGTTCGAGTCGATGATGGCAACGACCGGAATGCCCAGGCGCTTGGCTTCATCGATAGCGATCTTTTCCTTGTTGGTGTCAACGATCACCATCAGATCAGGGGTGCCGCCCATGTCACGGATACCGCCGAGAGCCTTGTCAAGCTTTTCGCGTTCGCGCTCAAGGTTCAGACGTTCCTTCTTCGTGAAGCCCTGGGCTTCCGAATTCAGGATTTCGTCGAGCTTGCGCAGGCGCTGGATCGAGTTGGAAATGGTCTTCCAGTTGGTCATCATGCCGCCGAGCCAGCGGGAATTGACGTAATACTGGGCCGAACGCTTGGCAGCATCGGCGATCAGGTCAGAGGCCTGACGCTTGGTGCCGACGAACAGAACGCGACCGCCACGAGCAACCGTGTCAGATACGACCTGCAGGGCGCGCGACAGCATCGGTACGGTCTGAGCCAGGTCGATGATGTGAATGTTGTTACGATCGCCGAAGATATACGGCTTCATCTTCGGGTTCCAGCGATGTGTCTGGTGGCCGAAGTGAACGCCAGCTTCCAGAAGCTGACGCATGCTAAAATCAGGCAATGCCATGCCTTTTTCTCCTTTTCCGGTTGAACCCCCGTGAAGCAAACAGCGTCTTTTTCAAAACGCCACCGGGCGGAACGGACCGGATGTCTCCCGGCCTATCCCAAGCTTCACGTGTGGAATGCCGGTCGCCATAGAACGATTTGACGGCCAAGGCAAGTGTAGGGCCGAGAAAAAGCCTGCAATTGCTACTTTTGCGCCTTGCAGGCCGTCGGCGGCAGCAATTCCAGCTTGGAAAGCTTGCCCGTCAGGACAACATCACCGTAATCCAGCGTCAGGTCGCGCGTCACTCCATTGTCATAGAGGTCGAATGACTGGGTATAGACCGGCAATTGATCGCCATCCGACTTGTCGTCGTAATAGGCGATGGCGACCGGCCAATAGGTACGGCCCGACAGGGGGTCCTTGGTATCGCCCGTCAGCTTTTTCGATGTTCCCAGCACCGTCGTGGTCAAATAGCTCTTGTCGCCGTCTTCCGTGCCATCAAACACACGAGCCTCGAAGAAGCGATTGCCCTTCCTGGCGCGTTCGATCATATCAAGCATATGTTGCGCCGGGAATCGCGCCGAGGCCAGTTCCAGCTCCTTCTTCTGCGGCTCCTTCAACTCGATACGCAGACCATCGGTTTTCGCGGCAGCAGCGCCTTTGACATCCTTGTCCAGTTTATCGTCGGTAAAACTTTTCGATTCGAAATCGAACCGTTTGGCGGCCATGTCCTCGAACGTGCGAACCTGTTGATCGGTGACGCTGACCTGATCGCCGGTCTCGATTTTGGTGACGAATCGAAAGCTGGTGGAATAGCCATCACAGGCCGAGCCGTTGAACTCATAGACCATACGGCCACTCATATTGTCGACGCCGGACTGATCGGTCGCCTTTTTCAGCTGGATATCATAGGTGGCGCGATGTGGCGCGAGATCGCCTACAGCCTGCGGATCGACCTTGACGGATGTCACCGCGGTGTTTGCCGTCAATGCCATAACAAGGGCCAAGGTCAACTGCGGCATCGATATTCTCCTGTTGCGGTCTGGCTTGATGCTATAAGAACTGAGTTGTCAAAAGCGAGGCGCTTACGCAACTTGCCTGAGTTTATCACCACGTTTCCGTTTTCATGCTAGCTGGGATTTGATCATGTCCGACACTATCGACAGCCGCCTTGCCGCCCTTGGCATTACCCTGCCCCAGGCCGCAGCACCTGCTGCCAATTATGTACCCTATGTCATCAGCGGCAACCTACTTTATCTCTCCGGCCAACTTCCGATGGAATCCGGCAAAATTGCCGTGAGCGGCTTGGTTGGCAGCGATGTGGATCTGGCCTCGGCCCAGCGCGCCGCAGAACTGTGCGCCATCAATATTCTGGCCCAGGCAAAATCGGCACTAGACGGCGACCTTTCCCGCATTGCCCGCGTCATCAAGCTCAACGGCTTCGTGGCATCAGGCCCCGGCTTTACCGATCAGCATCTGGTGATCAACGGCGCTTCAAACCTGATCGCCTCGGTGCTGGGTGAGGCTGGCAAACATGCGCGCGCCGCCGTTGGCATGGCCGCCCTGCCGATGAACGCCGCCGTCGAGATCGATGCGATCCTGGAGATCCGCCTGTGACGGATGCCAGCTGGATCAAGGACACGCCGGTTGCCCATCGCGGTTTTCACGACCAGAACAAGCTGGTCTGGGAAAATACGCTGTCAGCCGCCCGCCGCGCCATAGAGGCCGGTTTCGCCATCGAATGCGACCTGCAATACACCACGGACAGCGTGCCGGTGGTGTTTCACGACGACGACATGCAGCGCCTGTGCAACATGACCGGCGACGTACGCGCCCGAACCTCGGCGGAACTGAAAATGATGTCGGTTGGCGGTACAGCCGACAAGGTGCCGACGCTGCGGCAATTGCTCGATCTGGTCAAGGGTCAGGTGCCACTGGTGATCGAGCTGAAAGGCAGGCTCGGCGACGACGAAGGCTTTGTCGAGGATGTACTGGAGGTTCTCACCGGCTACCAGGGCAAAGTCGCGCTGATGAGCTTCGACCATCATCTTTTGAAAGAGCTGAAGGCCAATGACTGCCCCTACCCGGTCGGACTGACCGCCGAGGGCGCCAAGCCGGAAAACTTCTTTGTCCATGACGAGGCCATGCAGCTCGGTCTGGATTTCATCTCCTATTGCGTCGCCCATCTGCCCAACAGCTTCATCGAGGCGCAGCGGCAGAAAAACATTCCAGTGATCACATGGACGGTGCGGGATGAAATCATGCGCGCCCACACCTATACTTACGCAGATCAGATGACGTTTGAAGGCTTTGACCCACGCGAGACCGTGGCATCATAACCTTGTAATGGAGTGGCATGACACAAGAGGTCATCATTCGGGTTGAGCAGTCCTTCAAGGCCATCAACCAAAGCGCATGGAACAGGCTTTCCGGTGCCGCCAAGGCATCGGGAGGCGAAGCCTATAATCCGTTCAACAGTTGGGCCTATCTTTCGGCTTTGGAAGAATCGGGCTCTGCCACCGCCAAAACCGGCTGGCTTGGTCATCATCTGCTGATGGAGGATGGCGACGGGCAATTGCTTGGTGCCATGCCCTGCTATCTCAAGAGCCATAGCCGGGGTGAATATGTGTTCGACCAGGGCTGGGCCGATGCTTTCGAGCGGGCTGGCGGGCAATATTATCCGAAATTGCAAGCCTCCATCCCGTTTACGCCTGCAACTGGGCCAAGGCTGATGGTTGCGGATGGCGTCGAGCCGGAAAGCGCCCGCGCCTCGCTGGCCTCCAGCTTTGCTGAAATATCCCGTAAGCTCGGCGTCTCCTCGGCCCATGCGACCTTCCTGCCGGACAACGAGCTGGAGCATTTCGAGGATGCGGATTTCCTGCATCGGCTGGATCAGCAATTCCACTTCATCAACCAGGGCTACGCCAATCACGACGCCTTTCTGGAGACTTTGGCGTCGCGCAAACGCAAGGCCTTGAAGAAGGAGCGGCGGGCGGCGCTGGAAAACGGCATAACCATCGATTGGCTGACCGGCAGCGACCTAACCGAAGCGATCTGGGACCAGTTTTTCACCTTCTACATGGATACCGGCAGCCGAAAATGGGGCAAGCCCTACCTGACCCGGCAATTCTACTCGCTGATTGGCGAGCGTATGGCAGAGGACATTCTGCTGGTGATGGCCAAACGCGACGGCCGCTATGTGGCGGGCGCCATCAACTTCATTGGCGAGGATACGCTGTTCGGTCGCCATTGGGGCTGTAGCGAGGATCACCCCTTTCTGCATTTCGAGGTCTGCTACCATCAGGCCATCGACTTTGCCTTGGCCAAAGGCCTGAAAAAGGTTGAAGCGGGGGCGCAAGGCGAGCATAAGCTGGCGCGCGGCTACCAGCCGGTTACCACCCATTCCGCCCATTACATCGCCCATCCGGGCCTGCGCCGGGCCATCGCCGACTATCTGGAACGCGAACGCGAAGAGGTGGAGCACATCGGTGCCTATCTCGGCGAACATACGCCGTTTCGCAAGGGCGAGCGTCAGCCGCGCGACGGCGAGGAAATCGATGGCTGACCTTGATTGACAGGTCAGGACCAGGATAGACAGGACCCGGTAACGGAGACAGATAATGACCATTTCGGCCTATGATCCAGACAATATTTTCGCCAAGATCCTCAAGGGCGACATCCCCTCGATCAAGCTTTATGAGGATGACGACGCGCTGGCCTTTATGGATGTAATGCCGCAGGCGCCGGGCCATTGCCTGGTGATTCCAAAGCAGGGCTCCCGAAATCTGCTGGACGCCGATCCGGCTGTGCTGGCGAAACTCATTCCAGTCGTGCAGAAACTGGCTGCTGCCGTCAAACAGGCCTTCGATGCCGACGGTGTCTACGTTGCGCAATTCAACGAGCCTGCCGCAGGCCAGACCGTGTTTCACCTCCATTTCCACGTCATTCCCCGCCATGACGGCCAGCCATTGAAGCCACATGTGGGCGGCATGGAGAATATCGACGTGCTGAAGGCCAATGCCGCGAAGATTATCGCAGCGCTATAGCACAAACAAACCTACCGCTAACACACCCAGCGACACCAGAACGCCAACGATGATCCGCTGACCGGCAAGCAGGAACGCTGCAAAGCCGAGACCGGTGGCCGTGAGCCGCAGCCAGAGCGGCGAGTGTTCCAGTGTTCCGGTTGGAAAGACGATCAACTTGGCAGTCACGGCCATGACCAGGGCCGTGGCGACTGCCCTCACCCAATAGAGCGGCTCGGAACCTTCCTGAAGGCGGTTTCCGGCCAGCACGCCCAGCCAGCGCCAGAGATCGGTCGCCAGCCAGCCAGCGACGATGATAACCAGATAGGGCCAGAACTCCGCCATCATAGCTCCTCCGCCAGGTTTTCAACCGGCTGAATATCCGAGGGCTCATGGCTTCGGCGGCGGATTTGCCGGTCGATCAGATAGGCAAGCGTGCCGCCTCCCAGTCCTGCGATTAGGATGTCGAAACCTGGAGCTGCGAGTGCCAGCAGCGGCCCGGAGACGATGCCGATCACGAAGGCGATCTTCACAACCCGCTGCTTGCCCGTCGCCCAGATCGAGGCGACGAAATAGACCGGCGTGAGGAAAAACAGCAGACCGGCAACAAGCGGCGGCAGGCTGGAGACAAGGCCATAGCACACACCGACCAGAATGGTATTGACTGCCACCAAAGTCAGGCCAAAGCCCGCGAAGAACGCCACCCGCCCTTCGCGCGGCACGGTCTTCAGATTGCCCATCGCATAGACCCAGGCGGTAATGGCGACGAAATGCGACAGGAACAGCAGGAGCC
It encodes the following:
- the rpsB gene encoding 30S ribosomal protein S2; protein product: MALPDFSMRQLLEAGVHFGHQTHRWNPKMKPYIFGDRNNIHIIDLAQTVPMLSRALQVVSDTVARGGRVLFVGTKRQASDLIADAAKRSAQYYVNSRWLGGMMTNWKTISNSIQRLRKLDEILNSEAQGFTKKERLNLEREREKLDKALGGIRDMGGTPDLMVIVDTNKEKIAIDEAKRLGIPVVAIIDSNCDPDLIDYPIPGNDDASRAIALYCDLISRAAIDGIARQQGSSGRDIGAMVEAPIEPALEGSAEA
- a CDS encoding cell envelope integrity EipB family protein, whose protein sequence is MPQLTLALVMALTANTAVTSVKVDPQAVGDLAPHRATYDIQLKKATDQSGVDNMSGRMVYEFNGSACDGYSTSFRFVTKIETGDQVSVTDQQVRTFEDMAAKRFDFESKSFTDDKLDKDVKGAAAAKTDGLRIELKEPQKKELELASARFPAQHMLDMIERARKGNRFFEARVFDGTEDGDKSYLTTTVLGTSKKLTGDTKDPLSGRTYWPVAIAYYDDKSDGDQLPVYTQSFDLYDNGVTRDLTLDYGDVVLTGKLSKLELLPPTACKAQK
- a CDS encoding RidA family protein, with product MSDTIDSRLAALGITLPQAAAPAANYVPYVISGNLLYLSGQLPMESGKIAVSGLVGSDVDLASAQRAAELCAINILAQAKSALDGDLSRIARVIKLNGFVASGPGFTDQHLVINGASNLIASVLGEAGKHARAAVGMAALPMNAAVEIDAILEIRL
- a CDS encoding glycerophosphodiester phosphodiesterase; protein product: MTDASWIKDTPVAHRGFHDQNKLVWENTLSAARRAIEAGFAIECDLQYTTDSVPVVFHDDDMQRLCNMTGDVRARTSAELKMMSVGGTADKVPTLRQLLDLVKGQVPLVIELKGRLGDDEGFVEDVLEVLTGYQGKVALMSFDHHLLKELKANDCPYPVGLTAEGAKPENFFVHDEAMQLGLDFISYCVAHLPNSFIEAQRQKNIPVITWTVRDEIMRAHTYTYADQMTFEGFDPRETVAS
- a CDS encoding GNAT family N-acetyltransferase, giving the protein MTQEVIIRVEQSFKAINQSAWNRLSGAAKASGGEAYNPFNSWAYLSALEESGSATAKTGWLGHHLLMEDGDGQLLGAMPCYLKSHSRGEYVFDQGWADAFERAGGQYYPKLQASIPFTPATGPRLMVADGVEPESARASLASSFAEISRKLGVSSAHATFLPDNELEHFEDADFLHRLDQQFHFINQGYANHDAFLETLASRKRKALKKERRAALENGITIDWLTGSDLTEAIWDQFFTFYMDTGSRKWGKPYLTRQFYSLIGERMAEDILLVMAKRDGRYVAGAINFIGEDTLFGRHWGCSEDHPFLHFEVCYHQAIDFALAKGLKKVEAGAQGEHKLARGYQPVTTHSAHYIAHPGLRRAIADYLEREREEVEHIGAYLGEHTPFRKGERQPRDGEEIDG
- a CDS encoding HIT family protein, with the translated sequence MTISAYDPDNIFAKILKGDIPSIKLYEDDDALAFMDVMPQAPGHCLVIPKQGSRNLLDADPAVLAKLIPVVQKLAAAVKQAFDADGVYVAQFNEPAAGQTVFHLHFHVIPRHDGQPLKPHVGGMENIDVLKANAAKIIAAL
- a CDS encoding AzlD domain-containing protein, whose amino-acid sequence is MMAEFWPYLVIIVAGWLATDLWRWLGVLAGNRLQEGSEPLYWVRAVATALVMAVTAKLIVFPTGTLEHSPLWLRLTATGLGFAAFLLAGQRIIVGVLVSLGVLAVGLFVL
- a CDS encoding AzlC family ABC transporter permease translates to MSSLLLADRSQLRWFFTGMRGLFSLPAIILMVSFVGFSAFALQSGVSRNEAMFMTVIVWALPAKMILIGMMSSGANLLACFLAVSLSSIRMMPMVASLVPEMRDRKTPTWLLLFLSHFVAITAWVYAMGNLKTVPREGRVAFFAGFGLTLVAVNTILVGVCYGLVSSLPPLVAGLLFFLTPVYFVASIWATGKQRVVKIAFVIGIVSGPLLALAAPGFDILIAGLGGGTLAYLIDRQIRRRSHEPSDIQPVENLAEEL